Part of the Mycteria americana isolate JAX WOST 10 ecotype Jacksonville Zoo and Gardens chromosome 10, USCA_MyAme_1.0, whole genome shotgun sequence genome, CCTGTTGACcttgtccactgtttctttttcactactgggGCAATTCTAGTTGTTGTTGTTTGGGCCCCTATCTCTACTATGATGTCCTCAGATGCAGTTTGCACCCCGGTCTCAGTCAAGGTATCTTCTATCAGGTGGGGTGTCAGTTTGCTAGGGTTACTTGACTGTTCAGGTGTAAAGTCCCAGGCTATGGGAGGTGATAACTGCCCTAGGCtcctgcccaaatccttccacacaccctgccacccagggactGGCTGCTTCAGGGTACATTGCAGTATTGCCTCACCCAAAAGTTGTCTTCTCTTACACCAGGACGACAGCAGATTCCACAAACCCCGTAATATGCCAACAGTGTTAATTAGTAGTACTAAACAGCTCATGTATGGTGAGCAAGGACCTTGGGAGCCTGCATAATAAACCCACCCACATCAATCCCGGGTaggaagagggagatgtattccctcatcctctccacaagttagctcccccagcacagcaaggCCATCAATGCCAGGGCAAAGCACATAGCCATTGTTTGTACTAacatgttcccaagctcagcaaaataaagagtaAGCAGTGCAAGCCAACAAACACCGTGACCCACACAGAAGCTTCCTACTTAATAACTACTATAGCTATAGCACGCTTAATACAAAATTGCCGTTGTCTAaggccccatgttgggcaccaaaaaggactgtaatgggttgaccttggctggatgccaggtgcccacgaagctgctctatcactcccctcctcagcaggatggagggaagaaaataagatggaaaagaactcgtgagtcaagataaaggcagtttaataaagccaAAGCAAAGGCCATGtgcggaagcaaaggaaaataaagaatttattctctacttcctgTCAACAGGCAacgtccagccacttcccaggaagtagggcttcagtaggTGTAgtggttgctccagaagacaaatgtcataataatgaatgcccccccccccttcctcttagcttttattgctgagcagacatcatatggtacggaatctccctttggtcagtttgggtcagctgtcctggctatgtcccctcccaagatcttgcccatccccagcctactgGGCGAGGGGGGGAAATgctggagagacagccttgatgctgtgggagcactggtcagcagtagccaaaacactggtgtgttatcaacacccttctagctaccAATATAATGCACAGCATGATGAGGGCTGCTagggggaaaattaactccatctcagccagacccagtacaactgtttatttaaaaaattaaaagaaacttttaacaAAATCACGCCGAACAGTGAGGATCTGAAAAGCCAGGCAGCACTGGGGTCATCATAAAGAGAAATGCTCTGTAGGCCCTGACCAACCCAAGGGCTAGATGTGCAGTCAAGCACCTCCAAGTGGATGATAAGGCCTTGTTCCACTTCTCTCTTCCAAACAGCAATACTGCTTTGTAAGCAGATGAGGTTGTAAATTAGAAACCTGAATCTCTCGTGCATGCCCACAAGGTGCGCAGGCACCTGGACGGCTCCGATGGTAGTAAGCTTTTAAGAAGTTCCATTTGAGAGCAACCACAGCTGCAGTCACAGCTTGGAGGAAGCCACCTGCTTAGCTGCAACATGAAGAGTATGCCATAGCACAAGGTGTGTGTGACATGCTGCACTTCTTCTTACCCAGAATCCTGCAGagctgtccatttttttttttccccttgttgcCCTGTATCAGCACAGAACATCCTCTCTAGCCCAGAAGGAAGGGGGAATGAATAAATGTATATCCACAGTCTAAGGAGGGTCACCTTTTGCTGGAACTTGGATCTCACTCCCTACCCCAATCCAAAATGTGAGAACAGGGCTAGCTCTGGAAGGACAGAGCCCTCTATGAGCTAGGACCCACGAGGCAATTAATAGATTGCAGGCTGATGATTTGCCTTCTGCATCTGAATGATCTTGCCAAAGCCACCTCTTCCCACATCGTAGTCTGTCCGGTACTCATCTCGCACCTGGGGCACAGTAGTAACACAGATATTAGTACCCTGTACTGCCTGTCTCCTGCTAGACTTCAGAATCATCATCCCCTCCTTGCTCAGTGGGTTGGGAACTGAAGTTCAGGTTAGAAGCACTCTGACTCATTTGAAATCTCTTCAAATAATCCACCAAAAAGGCGGTAATGGTGGTGAAAATGACACATGAGGATAGATCTGATGGCTGAGGTCTTTTTAGACAAGAAGCAAAGAAgacctcaaaatattttcatacagctTTGCAGTCCAGCTTTCTGAATTGCCAGGCTTGGCCTCCAGAATATTTTCTCCCCTTCACCCTGGAAATCTGCAAAGGAACCTCACCTTTGCACTGGGGCAAACTGCTGCGTTATGAGATTGGCCTAGCAGTTATGCTGTCCCCCTCCATTCAAATTCTGCATCATTTTAAGAGTACTAGCTTGGATTATGGAACATTGTGCTTGCATTGCAGGAAGTTTGGAGTCCTAGACAGAAATGGCCTTAAGTTCTATTTCTAGCTTTTAACACCAGGCATCAGTAACCAAAACAACCTGGAAGTGGCTAAAGTTCATTATCAGGTCTTTACAGTCTACACATTGTTCTGCATGAGACAAAACTAGCAAAGCAGTACACTGTCTTAGGGGGATGAAATTCAAGGTATGAACTGGTATTGCCTTTACCTGTCCTCCAGTCTTTCCTCTTCCATACTGTCGCCCCTCCTTAAACCCTGCATCCCAGTCAGTTCGAATGATGCGGTCATCTAGTCGTGTGCCATTGATAAAACGCATTGCATGTTCAGCGTCCGCTCTTGTGTAGTATCTGAAGCATACTATAAGGAAAACTAAGCGTGCTATTTTGTTGgttacagggaaaataaaaaagagagatattgtatttgagaagcagaaaatccCTGCCTTCCAGCCTTTTCTACTCTTCCTGCTCTTCTTTATGGGATCAAAAACTGCACTTCTATAAATCCAAGCTAAAAACAGCTCCCACTCAGAAAGGATTCTGAACTTTAATGTTAGTACCTGCACAGACAAGAAGTAGCTTTGGATCACTTATTTCACAAGAAGATGAAACAAACATGTTAAAGTCTTGCTAAGGGCAAGAAATCTGTAATATGCCTTTTTATACTACATGAAACTTGACTGAATTTGAACAAGAGGGGCAAGCCTCACAGGAAAGCTTTGCAGAGACAGTTCATGGTACAACTTGTACAAGCATGTACCCTGTGCTTGGGAATACTGCCATGGCTTATTCTGCTACTTCATTCAAGTGTAAAGTTAAGGTGAGAAAGTGAACATGTGCTCTGGCCACGCAAGAGCTCAGACCGATGACTTTAACAGTTCTCATTTGGTCCTAAAATcattaaagaaattaacaaaTTAAAGGAGCTCTCTGCCACCTCCAGAAAGTATAGCATTGGTAGCACTTTTCACCTATGGCACTGCTATACAGTCTGTCTCTCAAttaaggtggtggtggggaagtaGCAAGGTGGGAAGGAAAGCGCCTGGTAGAAAGCACTTATCACTCCTTTTCAGGTTTTCCACAGCAGTACAGCTAAGCTTGCTGTGCAGAGAGGAACTAAGTGGCAACCACACACGGCTGACAGTACCAGAGAACCAGAAAGGATACTCAACAAAGCAGAAGCCACAGGGGGTTTTCTTGATCTTGTCCAGCCCCATGACAATCCTCTTGACGTCTCCGCACTTGGAGAAGAGCTCCTGGATCTGCTCCTCGGTGGTGTAGAAGGACAGGTTGCCAACATACAGCGTAGAGGAAATTTTCAGAGAtttctcctgcagctgcctgctaccctgagggcagagaggagcacGCAGCGGGGTGAGCACgcctgccgccccgctcccggcgccAGGCCTCGGCGGGTACCTCCCGCCGCCCCGGAGATGCGGTGCCCTCCCACTTACCGGCTCCTCGCACGGCCCTGCCCCGGCAACAGCCCTCCCCCTCGGGCGCTGCTCcacgcccccccagcccccccgccgggACCCGCTGCctcgggccccgccgccgccccccgtcCCTCAGGCCCGGCCGCCGGGCGCACCCGGAAGTGCTGGTCGCGGTACTGGCTGATCTCGCAGTAGGAGTCGCTGTTGAGCCCGCTCAGCGTGGTGTGGAGCAGCCCCGACATTTCGCCTGCGCCCGGCCGGACCCTACTCCCGGGATCCTTCCAGAACCACCGCGGCGCCCACCGGACGGCAAGCGGAGGAGCCGGTCCGCCGCGCCGTACGATTGGCCCCGGCGCCTGTCGctcggggcggggaggcggggcggtAGCGCCGGACAGCCAATCGACGTGCGGAGCCACAGGGAGTGCTGATTCGGCGCGGCCGTGGCGCCGGGCCCGGCATGCTTCGCGACGGTGCACGCGCTGGCGGGCAGTGCGCATGCGCATGGGGGGCTTTTACCTCCCCTGTGGTCTCTTCACAGTGCAGGGGTGGCGCTGTGGGGTGGTTCCGGCCAT contains:
- the LOC142415022 gene encoding nuclear cap-binding protein subunit 2 — protein: MSGLLHTTLSGLNSDSYCEISQYRDQHFRGSRQLQEKSLKISSTLYVGNLSFYTTEEQIQELFSKCGDVKRIVMGLDKIKKTPCGFCFVEYYTRADAEHAMRFINGTRLDDRIIRTDWDAGFKEGRQYGRGKTGGQVRDEYRTDYDVGRGGFGKIIQMQKANHQPAIY